From the bacterium HR17 genome, the window GGCTCTCCTGAGCCGCCGTCAAAGACACATCGGCGCATCGGAGATGCGCCCTCCGAACCTCGGAGGGTGGCTCTCTTGAGCCGCCGTCAAAGACACATCGGCGCATCGGAGATGCGCCCTCCGAACCTCGGAGGGTGGCTCTCTTGAGCCGCCGTCAAAGACACATCGGCGCATCGGAGATGCGCCCTCCGAACCTCGGAGGGTGGCTCTCTTGAGCCGCCGTCAAAGACACATCGGCGCATCGGAGATGCGCCCTCCGAACCTCGGAGGGCGGCTCTCTTGAGCCGCCGAAAAGCAAGCGGCGCGTCAAAAGACGCGCCCTCCGAGGCATTGCTGAAGGTGCATGTGGATGATATTGAGGCTGCATTAAAGGAGTTATCTCGCGTTGCGAAGAAGGGCTGCATCATCGTACCACACTGGACTTTTGAAGGACTCTGGAACAAGGACTACCATCTTTGGCTCATCAGCGAACGAAATGGGCGAATGGTCTTTCGGCGTAAATGCCGGCTGTTTGATATGCACACTGCTGAATTCCGCGACCGTGCAAAACAACTTTTCTGGCGGCTTTATAGTCATCATCGTGAGGTCTTTGAAGTCCGTTACGAATGGGAAGGACAAATCACCTACGAAATCATTCGCTGTGGCTGTCCTGACTTCGTGCCTCAGCATACTGCCAGCGTTGATGCCACTTGCTCCAAACCCATCCCATTAAAGGGGCGCATCAAACGCTGGGGACGCATCGCTGTGACGAGGATGCTGCGCTGGGTCTGGATGAAGTTAGGTTGGCTGCCCAAATACACTGCACCGCAGAGGCGCTGAGAACGCAGGGAAAATTCAAGAACTCAGTGTCCTCTGCAGCGCCGTGGTGAAAAAACGAGATGCCCAAAGTCCTTGTCATCTTCCGAGACGACGATTTATGTGCGTGGAGTGACCCCACGCATGAGGACCGACTGCTCCAGTTGTTCAACGAACACGGTGTGCCGGTGACCTTAGGGGTTGTCCCAAGGGTGCGGGGTTGGCGCTTGGATGAGAACCGCGCTGTCTTGCGGTTGTTGGAACGCGCTCAAGCCGACGGGCATGAATTAGCATTGCACGGCTTGGAGCATGACCACCATGAATTTGAACGGCTGCCAATAGATGAATTACGCCGTCGCTTGGATGAAGGGCAACGGCTGTTGCGGAGTTGGTTCGGGGAGCCCGCAACGACCTTCATCCCACCAGGCAACGCATGGAAGCCCGACCTTTTGAGGTGCCTTGCGGACAACGGTGTGCAAGTCCTTTCGGCGGGTGTGCCCTTCGTGCCTGTCCCAACCGGTGGCGACGACCATTCCCCAGTGGTCGTAGACGCAGTGACGCGGTTCATGTTTGCCCCGCTGATCGGGCTTGTGCGCCGCCTCGCTGAGGCGTCGTCAGATCACCCCGTTCCGTTGGTCATCTACTTCCATTCGTGGGAGTTGCGCCGGCGCGTCCACTGGGAACGGTTGGCGATGGTGCTGCGAGCGGTGACGGAGACCCCTGGCGTCGTGGCGGTGACTTTCACAGAGGCGACGCGCCGGTTTCCGACGGTGTTGAAAGCGTGGATGGCTTGGCGCCAAGACCCCTCGCGGGTGCAACAGTTCAACTGCCTTTTTCGCCATCGTCTTTTTTACAATGCCCGTATGCTGCATCGGTATTGGCGTGACTGGCGGAGCCGCGGCTTTCCCGTCCCGTCGCTGGAGCGCTGGCTTGTGGACGCCTTTGAGGCTGCCCTTACGGGAGATCTGGAACGGCTCAGGGCACTGATTGCACAACCGACCCGTTGGTTCCTCGGCGGCGCTATGTCCGAGGCAGTCGCCAACTTATTGGGGTGGACTCCGTTGGTCACAGTGGGTTGTGTTAAACACTTCGTTCGTCCAGAGCCGCCGAGCAAAATGGAGGACGCATTCCAAGTTCTGAATAGGACATCGCCGATGCCCTCTATCACAGCGCCTGTCAACCCCGGCAAGCCAGTGGATGTCACGAACCGTTTCGTTCTCTATTTATCCTTTGACCGCAATATCGTCAGTGAGCATGCTGCGATGACCGCAAAGGCGTTGGCGCGGCGGGGGTGGAAGGTTGTCCTCGCTCACTCGCAGGGGGCGGTTTGGAACGCTATTCCGCAAGGGGTGCAGCAATGGCATGTCGGTGACGGAAGCCGCAATTGGCGCAGTATCTGGCACGAGCAGCGAGAGATGGCACAACTCATTGCCCGGTGGCACCCGCCTATCGTTTACGCCCGCCAGCATTGGCAGGGGTTGCTCCCGCCGTCGGTCGCCCAGCGGCACGGCGTCCCCTACATCGCTGAGTTCAACGGTCTGCGCCACCGAGGTGTCCTCGCTCGTTATCCCCGCTCATTAAAAGGCTATCTTATTCGGCGACTGGAGCGTTGGTGTGTCCAGTGGTCCACTGCAGTGGTCGTTCCCTCAATGTCGTTAGCCCGTCGCATCGCCCAACTTGCTGGCGACCGCGCTGAAATTTACAACCTCACTGCGCTTGCGCCGCATGGGACTTTACGCGTGCCGAATCATGCCCTTCCCGTCTTCGTCATCCCCAATGGCATTGACCCCGAGATTTTCCGCCCCATTCCACAAGAAGATGCTCGTCGGCAGTTGGGCTTGCCGACGGATGGGCTTTATGTCGCTTACACGGGCAGTTTGCATCACTGGCAAGGCGTGGATGTGTTGTTGCACGCCTTCACCCGCTTGGTCACCCGATATCCCCACTGCCGATTGCTCATCGTCGGCGGTCAGGATGAACCTAACAAAGATGTCTACCGTCAACTTGCCCATGCCTTAGGTATTCTGAGCCACACCACTTTTGTCCCGTTCGTGCCCTACGAACACAGCGCCCTTTACATCGCTGCGGCGGATGTGTGCGTTGCGCCTTATGTGGCGAGTTATTGTGAACACGGTGGCGGTTCACCATTGAAACTGTATGCTTATCTGTCTTGCGGTCGTCCTGTCGTTTTGTCCGACTTGGGTGAGTTTGTGGACGCCGATGTGGTGCGAAACAATCAGGCAGGGCTTTTAGTTCCGCCCGGTGACCCTGAGGCGCTGGCAAAGGCGTTGGCAACCTTGCTATCCGAACCGGCGTTGCGTGACGAAATGGGGCGACGGGGGCGTGAGGCTATCTTGAACGGCTACACATGGGACCACAACGCCCAACGAATTGAACAAACTCTTGAGTGGGCGATGTCGTTGAAAGGCAGCAGTTAATTTCCGTGTCTTGGTCAGTCGTGTCACCCCTTGCGAGCGACGGTTGTTAGAAAATCCAAAACAAAGTAGCGTCGTCCCTTGTTGACGACGGCAGTTACATCCGTCGGGGATAAACCCCGACGCTACCGATGAATTGAGGTAGCGTCGTCCCTCGTGGACGACGGCAGTTCAAAGGACCGTCGGGGACAAGCCCCGACGCTACCGAAATAACGACGACAGGTTAGAACCCAAATGGTCGCGTCGCCCCTTGTGGGTGACGGCAGTAGACCAAACTCGGTCGCGTCGCCCCTTGCGGGCGACGACTGTTAAAAACCTCAAATCAGTAGCGTTGCCTCTTGCGGGTGATGGCAGTTTAACAGTCGTCGGGGACAAGCCCTGACACTACGCAAATGGTGGTGACAAGGGTTTGAGATCTTCTTGTGTGTTGAACAATGGGGTTTGTTCGGAGGGCGGCTCTCTTGAGCCGCCGAAAAGTGGCAAGAAAACCACAAGGGCGTGGCAGGAGACACGCCCTCCGAGGGACGAAGGAAATTGCAACTTCCAAAGTCGTCCCTTGCAAGCGACGGCAGTTTAACGATCGTCGGGGTCAAGCCCCGACGCTACCGAAATAACGGCGACGGCGAGTCTTGATGGAAGGTGTCTTGGATGCCAAAATGGCGGATGACTGTTGAGGTTCAGGTCGGTGAAAATTTTATTGACAGTTGACGGATAAAACGGGCAAAGGGAAAAAACAAAGGTAATCAACTGCCGGTGCCCACTAACATTTAGGCAAGTCAAATGGGGATGAGGCGCCAATTACCTAAGGACGCAAAGGTGACTGACTATTTTCGGACGAGTGTGCTTGTCCGACGCCCTTACTTGCGATGGGATTGGATTGAATGGGTTTTAAAGTCACCTGTCCGAACGGAAGTGCAGCCTAACGGACGCATTCGCTTTTGGGGCTTCATTCCCGAGGTCGGTAAATATTTGCGGGTCGTGACAGAACCTGACGGTGAGACAGTGCACAACGCCTTTTTTGACCGGCGTTTTAAGCCGTAACGATAGAAGAGGTGATGCAGCGTGACCCTTCACTACGACCCAACGACCGACATGTTGGTCATCGTGTTCAAAGACAAACCCAGCACTGAGTCGGAAGAAATTGCACCGGGCATTGTCTTAGATGTTGACGAGAACGGCAATATCGTCGGCATGGAAATTGAAGATGCGACCCAACGGGTAGACCTAAGCCGCTTAGAAATTGCCCATTTGCCTCTGACCAATTTGGTCGTCCGCCAAGCCCCTGTCACATCAGGGCGATAGGCAGACAAGGGGCTGACGCTCGCCAATCAAGACAATTAGATGGTCAGGGAAACTCGGTCGCGTCGCCCCTTGCGAGCGACGGTTGTTAGAAAATCCAAAACAAAGTAGCGTCGTCCCTTGTTGACGACGGCAGTTACATCCGTCGGGGATAAACCCCGACGCTACCGATGAATTGAGGTAGCGTCGTCCCTCGTGGACGACGGCAGTTCAAAGGACCGTCGGGGACAAGCCCTGACGCTACGCAAATGGTGGTGACAAGGGTTTGAGATCTTCTTGTGTGTTGAACAATGGGGTTTGTTCGGAGGGCGGCTCTCTTGAGCCGCCGAAAAGTGGCAAGAAAACCACAAGGGCGTGGCAGGAGACACGCCCTCCGAGGGACGAAGGAAATTGCAACTTCCAAAGTCGTCCCTTGCAAGCGACGGCAGTTTAACGATCGTCGGAGACAAGCCCCGACGCTCTCAGTGAATTGAAGGTTTTATGGGCGATAGTTACTCAATGAATAGGCGCACCCTCCGAGGCAACTATTTTCAGGGGTGAATGGCTGTGAGGCTCTTCTACATCAACTACGCCGATTTGTCTGTCGCTTACGGCGCGACAGTGTGCATCGTTGAATTAGCGAAATCGCTCGTCAAGCAAGGGCATGAAGTTACCGTCATTGTCCCATCGTTCCCCAGAGATCGCTCATCTTGTGACGGGCATCACGACTTTGAGGTCATCTATGTTCCCAATTGGGACATTCGCTTCCTTCGCAAAATCTGGTTCTATTGGGCGTTGATCATTTGGGTCACGATTTTGGCGCTCCGCAAAAGACCCGACATTTTGTATTGGGGCGAAATGACCTACACGATCACGCCTTACTTGGTCAGCAAACTGACAGGAATCCCCTACGCCATCATCGCGCACGGGTTTGCGCCCGATGAATTGCGCGTCGCCCGGTGGCGAATGGCGTTGGTCCGATGGTGTCAAAAGGTTTACTTTGGAAACGCCGACGCCATCGTCACCGTCACCCGCAAAATCGCCGAGCGCATCCACGAAGTCTACGGAGTCCCTTGGGAACGGCTGCATCCCATTGAGAACGGCGTGAACTTAGAACGGTTCAAACCGATGGACAAATTTGAGGCGCGACGGAAGTTGGGTTTACCTGAAACAGGTTACACCTACATCGGTTGGGTCGGCTACTTCTTCCCGTGGTCGGGTGTGGAAACCCTGCTGCACGCTGCCAAGCAGGTGTTGGCGGAAGTGCCCCATGCGCGGTTCATCATTGTCGGGCACGGCGTATGGGGCACACATTTGAGCGACCTCGCCCAAGCGCTGGGCTTGAAGGTCCATCTGGTGAAGCCCCTCAACAACGCGTCGTCACACTTGCCTAGCGTGCCGCTGCCTGACCCAGCGACATGGCAAGTTTGCTTCACCGGCGAAGTAGCCAACGAACTGGTGCCCGTGTTCATCAACGCGTGGGACATCGCAACAGCCCCTTACCCTGGCGGGCGCAACGAAAAGAGCGGTGGCTCGTCCATGAAAATCCGCGAGTATTTCGGCTGCGGCGTTCCGGTCGTCACGACGGATGTCGCAGGCATCGGGACACGGTGGTTGGTGGGCATGGGCGACAACGGAGAAGCGGCGACGCAGCGAGAGAGCGGCACAGGGCGCGGAAAACCAATGGTGGGCGAGCGGGGAGTCGTCGTCCCGCCGGATGACCCGGACGCCTTCGCCGCAGGGTTGATGGTCCTGCTGCGCGATAGCGCACTGCGCCAGCAGATGGGACACAACGCCCGCCGTTTCGCTGAAACTCATTGCAGTTGGGACGAAGTGGCGAGGCAAACAGTGAAAGCCTTTGGGGGTGTGATGCGTAAGATATGATGGGCGCGCCAACTGAGCGCGGCGCAAATTTGTGAAAGGGAGGTGCGTTGAATGCGGCGCAGTCAGTGGCTGTGGTGCGTCGGTCTGTTGATGGTGTTGACAGCGGGGGCTACAGTGCCCGTTACAGCCGCGCCGATTCACCCAGGACACATTTTTGTCGCTTACGACAGCAGCAACATCGGCGTCTTCGCCAGCACGGTCTCATTGACCGGTCACCATGTGACGACAATTGACTGCATCACTCCTTACAGTTTCGGGGCATCTGCAGCTGTAGACGGCGGCGGGGGTGTCGCGTTGGACGAGTGGGGCAATTTGTATGTGACGACAAGCAACGACGGGTCAGGCAAACTGGGCATTGTCAAGGTCAATGCCGACGGCTCGTTGGCGTTCCGAAGGAGTTACGAGCGTGGGGCGGGCAAGGACCTGCCGAGCAGCGTCACAGATTTTCGGTCTCTAGCCATCCACGACGGTCGGATTTATGTCGCCACGAACAGCGGCGTCCGCGTCTTTGACGCTGCTACAGGGGCGCGCCTCAGCGGCGCTGACTTTGGGGGAAATTTTGCCTTTCGTGACCTCGTTTTTGACAGGCAGGGCAACCTTTATGCCCTCCGGGAATCTCCTACCGGCACCGCCGTTATTCACCGCTGGGGAGCCGGTAACCTGACGGGTTCTGGGACCGTTTTATTCAGTGCGTCCGGCAACACTGACCCCCGAGCGTTGGCGGTGGATGAGCAGGGGCATATCTACTTCACGGCGAACCCATCGGGCGCCCGCGTCGTGCGCAAGTATAAGTCTGACGGTGCTTTGTTGGCGACTTATAACGCCCCCATCACCACCGGGGTGCTCATCGGCTTGGACTACGACCCGGGAACGCAACGGCTCTTTGTCAGCCATACAGCCGCGGGCATCGGGCAAATTTTGTGGGTCGACCGCAACGCCCCATCAGGGACGACGATGACGGCTTTTGGTCCTAACAACCTCAACGGTGTTCGGTGGCTCGCTGTTTACCCGACGCCAGAGCCTACTGCAAACGCTTTGGTCATGATTGGATTTGGCATAGCGATGGTTGCGCACCAGTGGCGTGTCCGACGGCGCCGGCGACAACGGTATATCGTGTGAAGATGCCGTCAATTTGTGCGTCGGCTTTGAACTTTCTGCGCGAGGACGATGGTCACATGCTGACCCAACGGATAAAGGCTTTGTCGCGTGGGCACCTTCTGACGATAGTGTTTCTCGTTGCCCTTGCCCTGCGCTTGGCGTTCCTTACGACCAAGCCGTTTGCGTGGACGCATCAACTGCAAGCCGGCGACGAACCGCTGTATCATGGTGTCGCAGCCAGTTTGACGCAAGGGAAAGGCTACACTCTCAACGGGGAGCCGACGGCACGCTATGGACCAGGCTATGTGATTTTTATCGCCGCTCTTTACCGTCTTTTGGGGATTTCGCCGCCGGCGGCTCGGGTCGGCAACGCCCTTCTCGGCAGCCTTTTGTGCGCCCTCATCGCATGGTGGGCGATACAGTTGTGGGGCAACAGAGCGGGGCTTGGGGCAGGGCTTGCCGCTACCGTCTATTACCCGTTCGTTCAACTGCCTCCATATCTGCTGACGGAAAACCTTTACCTACCGCTCTTCGTCGCCGCTATGATGGTGACTTGGCTATTGTGCGCCGACCGCGCTCGCAATGAGCCGGTGGTTAAAGGCGCTTTGGCTGGCACGCTGTGGGGCGTTGCCGCGTTGACCCGCTCTATCGCTTTACCCATCGCGCTCCTTTCAAGCCTTTGGCTCGGTTTTCGCCGACAGTGGATGCACGCGCTGCTTGCTATCACTTCCCTCATCGCTGTCCTGACGCCTTGGACATTGCGCAATTACAGCGTTTTTGCTGCCTTTGTGCCGTTGCAACTCTCCGCCGGACACGATTTCTATCTCGCTTTTGGTCCGCCAGGAACCGAGCCCAAAGTTTTGGGGCATTGGAACTGGGGCAGTGATGTTCAAAGACCGCAAATCCCCAAGGGGCTTTCGCCCGTTGAGCGCGACCGGTGGTTGCAACGAAAGGCATGGGAGCACATAAAGTCCGACCCGATGAGTGCCATCATCAAGCGCATCCCGCGCAAACTCGCCAACTTGTTGGTGCCCTTCTATGGCCCTGCCAGTTTGCCCAATAAAGTGCTGTCAACGCTGTGCTACCTTGCCCTGCTACTGCTTTCTATCCCTGCGTTGGTGCGTTCATGGCGGTCAAAAGACGCAAAGGAGCGAACTTTCACCGAATTGGTTTTGTTGGTCATTTTGTTCACCGTTACCTTCCACGCCATTTTCTACGGCGTCGTCAGATACCGTTACCCAATTGATGCACTTCTTTTGGTCGCCGTGGGGAAATGGATGGCAAAATGTTAAGAGAATCCTTTTCAGCGAGGTGAAAGGTATGCCATCGGTTTTAGAAAAGTTAGAGACGCTTGCTCGCCTTACTGACCAAGACGTCACCCTCCTGCTGGCGAGGGCGTTGGAACTTGGCATAGAGCATCTTTGGGTGCAAATGCACCTTGACCTTTACTTGCGTGGGCAGATTTCCCGTGAACAAGCCATCCAAGCCGTCGGAGCCGAGTGGGTAGAGCGTGCCGAACGGGCAAGGGAGGCGGTTTTAGAAGATGTCCGATGGGGGTTGGGGTTGTGAGCCTTTCAGCGGTCAGCAACGCAGGTCCGTTCATCCACCTCCACCAAATCGGGTTTTTAGAATTGCTGGCAATATTTGACTGCTTGGTGACTTCAGAACAGGTCGTAAAAGAAGTCACAATGCCGGGAAGAGTGCCTGAGAATTGCATAAACACTTTGGCAAATTTGGTAATCCATCCCGTTACCTTGATGGACATTTTTGACCTGCGTGGTCAGTTGGTGGGTTTTGATTTGCAGGAAGGTGAGTTAAGCGGTTTATATCTGTGCCGCCAATTGAACATTACCCTTTTCTTGACTGATGACTTAGAAGCCCGTCGGGCAGCAAAGTTTTTGGGAATGGAACCTCATGGCAGTGTCGGCATCATAGCGCTCGCTTACCACGAAGGTAAACTTACCATGCCTCAAACAAAAGAAGCCCTATATGCCTTGCTTAACAAAAGCACCTTGTTCCTGACACCTGCCATCGTAGAGCAAGCCATCCAACTTTTGGAGCAATCAACTTAACGAGTATCACAATGCCTAAAGCGTCGTCCGTTACCGTTACCCGATTGATGCACTTCTTTTGGTCGCCGTGGGGAAATGAATGGCAAAAAGGGATGAATAAAGTAGCGTCGCCCCTTGCGGGCGACGGTTGTTGAAAGCAAAGGGGGAAGTGAAGTGGCGACGATAAAGGGGCGCCCATTCGTTTCACTGGTGGCTGTCGCTCTCTCGTTGTTCCTCATTGCGACTACTGCTAAACTGACGATGGGCAAAGGTAAGGCGTTGTTCGTAAGCGATGGCTTCTACTACTATGCCTACACCGTTTCGTTAATGCTGGATAGGGATTTGGACTTTAGCAATCAGTATCAGTTCAATAGGGGGCGTGGTAATCCGGCATTTGCTTACATCGTGCCTGAGACGGGGCGCCCGGCCAATCAGTATGGTATCGGCTTAGGTCTGCTTTGGCTTCCTGCCTTTGCTGCTACTCATTTAGTCGCTTTAATGCTAAAGGCGTTAGGTTTGCCTTTGTCCGCGAGCGGTTACGAACTTTACTACGAACTGCCCACGTATCTTTGGAGTTTCCTTTTGGGCTTGGCTGGGATGTATTTGCTTTATCGTCTGCTCACTGAACTTTTTGAGCATCGCTATGCTTTCTGGGCGACAATTGGGATAATGTTTGGGACAGCATTGAGCAACTACGCGTTCCTCCATGCCAACATGTCCCACTGGGTTTCCGCTGCTTGTTCAGTTGCATACCTTTACGCCGTCTATCGCGTTTATCGGCAACCTTCAGATGTTCATTGGTGGTTAATTTCAGGGGCTGCTTTGGGATTAGCAGCAATGGTGCGGTATCAAAATGCCGCCTTAGGGGTCTTGCTTGTTGGACTTCTGTGGCAACTCTTGCGGGAGCAAAAATGGCGTAATTTGGTCGTCGGGTTAACCGCTCATGTCTTTGCCGCAGTCGCTATTTTCTTGCCTCAAATTTTCGCTTGGCAGGCAATCTATGGTGAGTCAATAACCAACCCATATGGCAGTTATGTTCGTTGGCTTACCCCCAATTTCAGTTACATCGCTTGGCTTTATGCCTACTCGCCACTGCTGCTTTTAGCGACTTGGGGGTTCTTTAGGCAGTTCCCACCCACAGTTCCGATGACTTTTTTAGTTTCTGTTACCTTAGCGCTGTTGGTTCAACTTTATGTCAATTGCGCCTTGCCTGAAGTAGGCGGCTATGGCGTCCGCCGCATGACGGATTTCTTCCCTTATTTCGGCGTCGCTTTAGCAAACGCTTTGAGAGTTTTGGATGAGCTGGTGAAGAAGCAAATTAGCCCAATCACAACCTTCAGTGCGGTCGGCGTGAACTGGCTGCTTATCGCTGGCTTTTACTTGCGTCAATTGCTTTCTGGCGGTCGCTTCCACTTTTGAGTTCAAAGACCGTCGGGGACAAGTTTAAACGACCGTCGGGGACAAGCCCCGACGCTACCGAAATAACGTCAACGGTCGGAGGTGTCTCCAATGGTGCAGAAAGTTCAAACTGCCGCGGAGTCAGCGTCAGGGATTTTCCAACCCGAAGTCTCCATCGTCATCCCTTGCCTGAACGAGGAAAACAGCATTGGCATTGTGGTTGAGAAGGCGCGGCAGGCAATTGAAATGATGGGCGTTTCTGGCGAGGTCGTTGTTGCCGACAACGGTTCTACCGACCGTTCCGTTGAAATTGCCCTTTCAAAGGGGGCGCGGGTCGTCCATGTCCCTCAGAAGGGCTACGGCAGTGCCCTGCGAGGTGGAATTGAAGCGGCGAGGGGCAAAATCATCGTCATCGGCGACGCCGACGACAGTTATGACTTTTTGGAAGCGCCGAAATTGATGGCAAAAATCAAGGAAGGCTACGATTTGGTCGTCGGCTCGCGGTTCAAGGGATGCATTTTGCCCGGCGCGATGCCTTGGACGAGCAAAATCGGCAACCCCATCATGACTACAACTTTCAACCTTCTCTTTCGGGTCAAAACCAGCGATTCCCAAAGCGGTATGAGAGCATTCACCAAAGAAGCCTACCAAAAGATGCAACTTCACGCGACAGGCATGGAGTTTGCGTCGGAAATGCTGATCAAGGCGGGCAAGGCGAAACTGAAAGTCACTGAGGTGCCCATAACTTTGCATCCTGACAAACGCGGTCGCCCGCCTCACTTGCGCCCTATTCGGGACGGCTGGCGCCACTTGAAACTGATGCTTACATACAGCCCGACGGTGCTCTTTTTGGTGCCTGGCTTAGCGCTGATGCTTTTAGGCTTGTTGCTGATGGGCATTCACCTTTTGGCTCCCATGGACAAACCCCTTTGGCTTTTCGGAAAACTCCGCATGGACTTTCACTGGGCAATAGTCGGCAGCCTGCTAACGCTGACAGGCTACCAAGTCATCACTGCTCACTTCATGGCGAAAATTTACTCTGTCACCCACCGATTTCAGGAAGAGGACCGCATCCTCCAATACGGTTTCCGTTATTTGAACGCCGAACGGATGTTGCTGTTGAGTCTGATCGCAATCGCCATCGGCTTGGCGATGGACGGTTGGGTATTTTGGGATTGGGTGCGCCGCGGGTATCACGGATTGGTATCAGGGCACACCCGCTTGGTCATCTTCGGCTCCACACTCATCGCTTTGGGCATTCAGAACTTTTTCAACGCCTTCTTGTTCAGCATCCTGAGCGAGGGCTACCGGCAAAACCGAACTTTGCGTAGTTGAGGAGTGAGAATCTCTCCTAAACCGAAAAAGTTCTAGAGGTGTCTCCTGTATATGAGTCTTGGCTGGCTTGGAGTCTTGAGCATCGCCGTAACTGCTTTCCTTGACGCGGCGTTGGTGCCCATTTCCGTTCAGGCGCTGCTGGTCGGTGCCGCACTCGCCTACCCTCAGTGGGCATGGATGCTTGTCGGTGTTTACGCTTTGGCTTCAGCGGCAGGTTCGTGCGTCGGGTATTCGTTGGGACGCTACGGGCTTGCGACGCCTTTGTTGAGACGGTTTCCTCCTGAAAAGGTGAAGCAAGCCCAAACGCAAATGCGCCGTTACGGTCCGTTCATCGTGGCGTTGGGCGGGACGACACCGCTGCCCTTTCCGCTGTTCACCATCGCTGCTGGGATGTTTCGGGTTTCTTTGCCCTTATTGCTGCTGGCGGTTAGCATCGGACGGGGCGCGAAAGCAGTTCTATTCGTTTTCGTCAGCGCCCACATTGGGCGTCCGGTGTTAGACCAAACCGTTAAACACCATTCAGGTCTGATTATCGGTGTGGCAGTCTTGGTGGCATTGGTAGGGACATGGTTGGGCTGGCGCTCTTGGCAAAAGAAGGTAGCGTCGCCCCTTACGGGCGACGGTCGTTTAAACGACCGTCGGGGATAAACCCTGACGCTACCGATGAGTTGAAGGTGTAGCGTCGCCTCTTGTGGATAGCGGCTGTTCAGACGACTT encodes:
- the mshA_2 gene encoding D-inositol 3-phosphate glycosyltransferase, with the protein product MPKVLVIFRDDDLCAWSDPTHEDRLLQLFNEHGVPVTLGVVPRVRGWRLDENRAVLRLLERAQADGHELALHGLEHDHHEFERLPIDELRRRLDEGQRLLRSWFGEPATTFIPPGNAWKPDLLRCLADNGVQVLSAGVPFVPVPTGGDDHSPVVVDAVTRFMFAPLIGLVRRLAEASSDHPVPLVIYFHSWELRRRVHWERLAMVLRAVTETPGVVAVTFTEATRRFPTVLKAWMAWRQDPSRVQQFNCLFRHRLFYNARMLHRYWRDWRSRGFPVPSLERWLVDAFEAALTGDLERLRALIAQPTRWFLGGAMSEAVANLLGWTPLVTVGCVKHFVRPEPPSKMEDAFQVLNRTSPMPSITAPVNPGKPVDVTNRFVLYLSFDRNIVSEHAAMTAKALARRGWKVVLAHSQGAVWNAIPQGVQQWHVGDGSRNWRSIWHEQREMAQLIARWHPPIVYARQHWQGLLPPSVAQRHGVPYIAEFNGLRHRGVLARYPRSLKGYLIRRLERWCVQWSTAVVVPSMSLARRIAQLAGDRAEIYNLTALAPHGTLRVPNHALPVFVIPNGIDPEIFRPIPQEDARRQLGLPTDGLYVAYTGSLHHWQGVDVLLHAFTRLVTRYPHCRLLIVGGQDEPNKDVYRQLAHALGILSHTTFVPFVPYEHSALYIAAADVCVAPYVASYCEHGGGSPLKLYAYLSCGRPVVLSDLGEFVDADVVRNNQAGLLVPPGDPEALAKALATLLSEPALRDEMGRRGREAILNGYTWDHNAQRIEQTLEWAMSLKGSS
- the neoD gene encoding 2-deoxystreptamine N-acetyl-D-glucosaminyltransferase is translated as MAVRLFYINYADLSVAYGATVCIVELAKSLVKQGHEVTVIVPSFPRDRSSCDGHHDFEVIYVPNWDIRFLRKIWFYWALIIWVTILALRKRPDILYWGEMTYTITPYLVSKLTGIPYAIIAHGFAPDELRVARWRMALVRWCQKVYFGNADAIVTVTRKIAERIHEVYGVPWERLHPIENGVNLERFKPMDKFEARRKLGLPETGYTYIGWVGYFFPWSGVETLLHAAKQVLAEVPHARFIIVGHGVWGTHLSDLAQALGLKVHLVKPLNNASSHLPSVPLPDPATWQVCFTGEVANELVPVFINAWDIATAPYPGGRNEKSGGSSMKIREYFGCGVPVVTTDVAGIGTRWLVGMGDNGEAATQRESGTGRGKPMVGERGVVVPPDDPDAFAAGLMVLLRDSALRQQMGHNARRFAETHCSWDEVARQTVKAFGGVMRKI
- a CDS encoding putative glycosyltransferase — protein: MVQKVQTAAESASGIFQPEVSIVIPCLNEENSIGIVVEKARQAIEMMGVSGEVVVADNGSTDRSVEIALSKGARVVHVPQKGYGSALRGGIEAARGKIIVIGDADDSYDFLEAPKLMAKIKEGYDLVVGSRFKGCILPGAMPWTSKIGNPIMTTTFNLLFRVKTSDSQSGMRAFTKEAYQKMQLHATGMEFASEMLIKAGKAKLKVTEVPITLHPDKRGRPPHLRPIRDGWRHLKLMLTYSPTVLFLVPGLALMLLGLLLMGIHLLAPMDKPLWLFGKLRMDFHWAIVGSLLTLTGYQVITAHFMAKIYSVTHRFQEEDRILQYGFRYLNAERMLLLSLIAIAIGLAMDGWVFWDWVRRGYHGLVSGHTRLVIFGSTLIALGIQNFFNAFLFSILSEGYRQNRTLRS